In Brevibacillus brevis, a genomic segment contains:
- a CDS encoding S1-like domain-containing RNA-binding protein translates to MYKGKKQVRKSIATSRLQAGLTLNMTVSRKSEIGYFLQAGDDEVFLHRNEARGPLDVGEEVEVFLYHDHENRLAATMDLPYVGLGEYGWLEVVDLSARMGVFLDNGTKKDLLLFLDDLPKLRDEWPRPGDRLLVTLKRDKLGRLLAQLVTEEEVTKISAPADERMKNKTVEGTVYKVIAAGAFLLTEDEHILFIHRDEMTERMRLGQTVRCRVSYVREDGRLNGSMKERKEVQYETDADKLLRYLVNRDGAMPYTDQTEADIIREKFQMSKSSFKRALGKLMKERRIEQVDGWTKLIQHEEA, encoded by the coding sequence ACCGTGTCCCGCAAGAGTGAGATCGGTTATTTTTTGCAGGCGGGAGACGACGAGGTCTTCCTGCACAGAAACGAGGCCCGCGGACCTTTGGATGTGGGGGAAGAGGTCGAGGTGTTTTTGTACCACGACCATGAAAACCGCCTGGCAGCCACGATGGACCTGCCTTATGTGGGGTTGGGCGAGTACGGCTGGCTGGAAGTCGTGGATCTATCGGCTCGCATGGGCGTATTCTTGGACAACGGGACGAAGAAGGATCTGCTGTTGTTCCTCGATGACCTGCCCAAGCTGAGGGACGAGTGGCCCAGGCCGGGCGACCGCCTGCTGGTGACGCTCAAACGGGACAAGCTGGGACGGCTGCTTGCTCAGCTGGTGACCGAGGAGGAAGTGACGAAAATATCCGCCCCGGCGGATGAGCGGATGAAAAACAAAACGGTCGAAGGCACCGTGTACAAGGTCATCGCGGCAGGGGCCTTCCTCTTGACGGAAGACGAGCACATCCTCTTTATTCACCGCGACGAAATGACCGAACGGATGAGGCTGGGCCAGACTGTCCGCTGCCGGGTCAGCTACGTGCGAGAGGACGGCAGGCTGAACGGCTCGATGAAGGAGCGCAAGGAAGTCCAGTACGAGACCGACGCGGACAAGCTGCTGCGCTACCTGGTCAACCGCGACGGAGCCATGCCGTACACCGATCAGACGGAAGCAGACATCATCCGGGAAAAGTTTCAGATGAGCAAGTCCAGCTTCAAGCGGGCGCTAGGAAAGCTCATGAAGGAACGCAGGATCGAGCAGGTGGATGGCTGGACGAAGCTCATCCAACACGAAGAGGCGTAA